CGATGCCGACATCGTCGTGTTCAACACCTGTGCGGTGCGCGAGAACGCCGACAACAAGCTCTACGGCAACCTCAGCCACCTGGCACCGCGCAAGGCGGCCGACCCGAACATGCAGATCGCTGTCGGCGGGTGTCTGGCCCAGAAGGACCGGGACACCGTGCTGAAGAAGGCGCCGTGGGTCGATGTGGTGTTCGGCACCCACAACATCGGATCGCTACCGGTGTTGTTGGAGCGGGCGCGACACCAGCGTGTCGCCCAGGTCGAGATTGCCGAGGCCCTGCAGGAGTTCCCATCAGCGCTGCCGGCCGCACGTGAATCCGCTTATGCCGCTTGGGTTTCGATATCGGTCGGCTGTAACAACACGTGTACGTTCTGCATCGTGCCCGCGCTGCGCGGCAAGGAGGTCGACCGCCGCCCCGGCGAGATCCTGGCCGAGGTGCAGACCCTCGTCGACCAGGGTGTGCTCGAAGTCACGTTGTTGGGCCAGAACGTCAACGCATACGGCGTCTCTTACGCCGACCCGACGATCCCGCGTAATCGGGGTGCCTTCGCGGAGTTGTTGCGCGCCTGCGGAACCATCGACGGACTTGAACGGGTGCGGTTCACCTCGCCGCATCCGGCCGAATTCACCGACGATGTGATCGAGGCGATGGCCGCCACCCCGAATATCTGTCCGACACTGCACATGCCGTTGCAGTCCGGGTCCGACCGCATCCTCAAGGCGATGCGCCGGTCCTATCGAGCCGAGAAATTCCTCGGCATCATCGACCGGGTCCGGTCCGCCATACCGCATGCGGCCATCACCACCGACATCATCGTCGGGTTCCCCGGCGAGACCGAGGAGGATTTTCAGGCCACCCTCGATGTGGTGGCCCAGGCGAGATTCGCCAGTGCCTTCACCTTCCAGTACTCCAAGCGGCCGGGCACCCCCGCCGCGACATTGCCCGACCAGTTGCCCAAAGAGGTTGTCAGCCAGCGGTATCAGCGGCTCATCGATCTGCAGGAACAGATCTCGTGGTCGGAGAACAAGGCCCAGGTCGGTCGCGAGGTCGAGTTGCTGGTCGCTGCGGGCGAGGGTCGCAAGGACGCCGCCACCGCACGGCTGTCCGGGCGTGCACGCGATGGCAGGCTGGTGCACTTCGACGCCGGCGGCGCCGATATCCGCCCCGGCGACATCGTCACCACCACGGTGACCCGAGCCGCCCCACACTTCCTAATCGCCGACGGCCCGGTTCGCACCCATCGCCGCACCCGTGCCGGCGACGCGCATGCCGCCGGTCTGCGGCCGGTGACCGGGGTCGGCCTCGGCATGCCGGGCATCGGCGCGCCGGCGGCGGCCACCACCACCGATTGTTCGACGTCTGGATGCGCATTGTGAGTGAGAAGAACCCGCCGGAGTTCGAGGACTTCAAGGACGACCTGGAAGCGGCCGAACGTCGCGTCGCCGCAGAGATCGACCCCGGTGCCCGGGCGATGGTGGTGGCGGTCTGTGTCTTCGTGCTTCTCGGCACCTTCGTGCTGCCGCACACCGGATCGGCGCGCGGACTCGACATCCTGGTGGCCAGCGATGCCGCGCACGCCACCGGTCTGTCGTTGCCCTCGCGCGTATTTGTCTGGTTGGCGCTGGTCTTCGGTGTCGGATTCTCGATCCTGGCGCTGCTGACCCGGCGCTGGACGCTGGCCTGGATCGCACTGGCCGGCACCACCGTCGCCTGTCCGGCGGGCATGCTCGCGGTGTGGTCCCGGCAGACCGCGGCCGGCGATCTGCCCGGACCGGGCATCGGCCTGATCATCGCCTGGATCGCGGTGCTGGTCCTGGCCTTCCACTGGGCACGGGTGGTGTGGACGCGTACCGCGGTGCATCTGAGTGCCGAGGAAGAGCGACGCGCGGCGATCGCCGCCCAGCAGCGCAAGTCGCTGCTGGACGACGAGGGCTAACGCTTCTTGGTGACGGCCTCGGCGGCCGTACCTGCCCACTCGCGCCACTGCGCGGCACTGGCACGGGCCTTCTCGGCATCCTTTGTCTTGCCGGCCGCCTCGGCCTTCTCCGCCTGGCGCTCGAACTGCTCGGCCCGTTCCCGGAACTGGTCGGCACGGGCCTTGGCCTCGGCATCGGTGTGATCGACGGTCTGCGCGTCGCGGACCTTCTTCTCCACCGCCCGCAACCGGCGCTCCAGGTCAGCCGATCGCTCGCGGGGCACCTTGCCGATGGCATCCCATTTGTCGCCGATCGTGCGCAGCGCGGACAGCGCGGCCTTGGGGTCGGAGATGTCGATGCGCTCGGCCTCGGCCAGCAGCTTTTCCTTTGCCTCGGCATTGGCGCCGAACTCGGCGTCCCGCTCGGCGTTCATGGCGTTGCGGGCGGCGAAGAAGGTGTCCTGGGCAGCCTTGAAACGGGCCCACAGTGCATCGTCGACATCCTTGGTCGCTCGCCCGGCAGCCTTCCACTGGGCGAGCAGTTCGCGGAAGGTCGCCGCGGTGCCCGCCCAGTCGGTGGAGTCACTGAGCTTCTCGGCCTTCTCGCACAAGGCCTCCTTGGCCTGCCGCGCACCGACCCGCTCGCGGTCCAGCTCGGCGAAGTGCGAGCCCCGGCGCCGGTTGAAGGTCTCGCGCGCCGCCGAGTACCGCTTCCACAGCGCATCATCGGTCTTGCGGTCCAGCCCGGTGATCGTGCGCCATTCGTCGAGGATGGCGCGGAGCCGGTCGCCGGCGGCCTTCCATTGGCCGGTGGCATTGGCGATCTCCTCGGCCTCGGCGGCCAAGGCTTCCTTGCGTGCGGTCTGGGCC
This DNA window, taken from Mycolicibacterium neoaurum, encodes the following:
- a CDS encoding DUF349 domain-containing protein, with product MTTSDSGPGETAETSAPKPTPKPIPRPGPRPAPHPRPAAAAAPVVPPSVDPHRFGRVEDDGTVVLITSAGERVIGSWQAGDAEAAYAHFGRRFDDLNTEVVLLETRLASGSGDARKIKSAATALLETLPTAAVLGDVDSVQARLNSILEHADGAAAEERARRDEHRAAQTARKEALAAEAEEIANATGQWKAAGDRLRAILDEWRTITGLDRKTDDALWKRYSAARETFNRRRGSHFAELDRERVGARQAKEALCEKAEKLSDSTDWAGTAATFRELLAQWKAAGRATKDVDDALWARFKAAQDTFFAARNAMNAERDAEFGANAEAKEKLLAEAERIDISDPKAALSALRTIGDKWDAIGKVPRERSADLERRLRAVEKKVRDAQTVDHTDAEAKARADQFRERAEQFERQAEKAEAAGKTKDAEKARASAAQWREWAGTAAEAVTKKR
- the miaB gene encoding tRNA (N6-isopentenyl adenosine(37)-C2)-methylthiotransferase MiaB, coding for MVAADAQADLAAPADVDARTYQVRTYGCQMNVHDSERLSGLLEAAGYTRAAEGTDADIVVFNTCAVRENADNKLYGNLSHLAPRKAADPNMQIAVGGCLAQKDRDTVLKKAPWVDVVFGTHNIGSLPVLLERARHQRVAQVEIAEALQEFPSALPAARESAYAAWVSISVGCNNTCTFCIVPALRGKEVDRRPGEILAEVQTLVDQGVLEVTLLGQNVNAYGVSYADPTIPRNRGAFAELLRACGTIDGLERVRFTSPHPAEFTDDVIEAMAATPNICPTLHMPLQSGSDRILKAMRRSYRAEKFLGIIDRVRSAIPHAAITTDIIVGFPGETEEDFQATLDVVAQARFASAFTFQYSKRPGTPAATLPDQLPKEVVSQRYQRLIDLQEQISWSENKAQVGREVELLVAAGEGRKDAATARLSGRARDGRLVHFDAGGADIRPGDIVTTTVTRAAPHFLIADGPVRTHRRTRAGDAHAAGLRPVTGVGLGMPGIGAPAAATTTDCSTSGCAL